The following are encoded together in the Streptomyces sp. NBC_00341 genome:
- a CDS encoding ABC transporter permease subunit: MTTLEQPAARAAEEGGQAGRERPGRPRRRRDTALFWFLIPGTVVLLLFHYIPLLGNVIAFQDYQPYIGILHSPWNGLKNFEVLFNGDDQFVRALVNTLELTLIQVVFVFPVPILLALALNSLVSERVKKWVQNVLYLPHFLSWVVVVALFQQLLGNGGMLNLFLQAHDMGTWNIIGNPELFKTLLTSQVIWKDTGWGTILFLAALSRVDNDLYEAAAMDGASRLRQTWHVTLPALRGLVILLLILRLGDALSVGFEQILLQQGGVGLENSEVLDTYVYNHGLIGGDWGVSAAVGLVKGVIGVALVLGANKIAHLFGEEGVYKS; the protein is encoded by the coding sequence ATGACAACACTTGAGCAACCGGCCGCCCGCGCGGCCGAGGAGGGCGGGCAGGCGGGCCGCGAGCGGCCCGGCCGCCCACGCCGCCGACGCGACACCGCCCTGTTCTGGTTCCTGATCCCGGGCACCGTGGTCCTGCTGCTGTTCCACTACATACCGCTGCTGGGCAACGTCATCGCGTTCCAGGACTATCAGCCCTACATCGGCATACTGCACAGTCCGTGGAACGGGCTGAAGAACTTCGAGGTCCTCTTCAACGGCGACGACCAGTTCGTCCGCGCGCTCGTCAACACGCTCGAACTCACCCTGATCCAGGTGGTGTTCGTCTTCCCGGTGCCGATTCTGCTGGCCCTGGCGCTGAACAGCCTGGTGAGCGAACGGGTCAAGAAGTGGGTGCAGAACGTCCTGTACCTGCCGCACTTCCTGTCCTGGGTGGTCGTCGTCGCCCTCTTCCAACAGCTGCTGGGCAACGGCGGCATGCTCAACCTGTTCCTCCAGGCCCACGACATGGGCACCTGGAACATCATCGGGAACCCCGAGCTGTTCAAGACCCTGCTCACCTCCCAAGTCATCTGGAAGGACACCGGCTGGGGCACGATCCTCTTCCTGGCCGCGCTCTCCCGCGTCGACAACGACCTCTACGAGGCGGCGGCCATGGACGGCGCGAGCCGGCTGCGGCAGACCTGGCACGTCACCCTGCCCGCCCTGCGCGGACTGGTGATCCTGCTCCTCATCCTGCGCCTCGGTGACGCCCTGTCCGTCGGCTTCGAACAGATCCTGCTGCAACAGGGAGGTGTCGGCCTGGAGAACAGCGAGGTCCTGGACACCTACGTCTACAACCACGGCCTCATCGGCGGGGATTGGGGCGTCAGCGCCGCCGTCGGCCTCGTCAAGGGAGTCATCGGGGTCGCGCTCGTCCTGGGCGCCAACAAGATCGCCCACCTGTTCGGCGAGGAAGGAGTGTACAAGTCATGA
- a CDS encoding carbohydrate ABC transporter permease, which yields MTTLSPAHPVRRRPRRSYSAIPGETPGSLPWRTLKSLILLICVVLVLLPFLAIISTSLADTGQVTRAGGYVLWPDNPSWSAYSALLSGGLVSKAMLVSVGITVVGTALSLVCSIMLAYGLSRPGSFGHRPVLIMLLMTMLFAPGVIPSYLMVKQLGLINSYWSLILPTMINAFNVIVLRSFFMSIPKELLDSARIDGASETTILTRIVLPLSKAAVAVIGLFYAVTYWNAFFNALLYINDASKWPMQLVLRTYVVNNAALSGGQVDVAAGAPLPPAQSLQAAILVLSIVPIVIVYPFLQRHMNKGVMVGAVKG from the coding sequence ATGACAACACTGTCGCCCGCACACCCGGTGCGCCGCAGGCCCCGCAGGTCCTACAGCGCCATCCCCGGGGAAACGCCGGGCTCCCTGCCGTGGCGCACCCTCAAATCGCTGATCCTGCTGATCTGCGTCGTGCTGGTCCTGCTGCCGTTCCTCGCGATCATCTCGACCTCGCTCGCCGACACCGGCCAGGTCACCAGGGCCGGCGGCTACGTCCTGTGGCCCGACAACCCCAGCTGGTCCGCCTACTCGGCGCTGCTCTCCGGCGGCCTGGTGTCCAAGGCCATGCTGGTCAGCGTCGGCATCACCGTGGTCGGCACCGCGCTGAGCCTCGTCTGCTCCATCATGCTGGCGTACGGGCTCAGCCGGCCCGGCTCCTTCGGCCACCGGCCGGTCCTCATCATGCTGCTGATGACCATGCTGTTCGCCCCGGGCGTCATCCCCAGCTACCTGATGGTCAAACAGCTCGGCCTGATCAACAGCTACTGGTCGCTGATCCTGCCGACCATGATCAACGCGTTCAACGTGATCGTGCTGCGGTCCTTCTTCATGAGCATCCCCAAGGAGCTCCTGGACTCCGCGCGCATCGACGGCGCCTCCGAGACGACGATCCTCACCAGGATCGTGCTCCCGCTCTCCAAAGCCGCGGTGGCCGTCATCGGCCTGTTCTACGCGGTGACCTACTGGAACGCCTTCTTCAACGCGCTGCTCTACATCAACGACGCGTCCAAGTGGCCCATGCAGCTCGTGCTGCGTACCTATGTCGTCAACAACGCGGCGCTCAGCGGCGGTCAGGTGGACGTCGCCGCCGGGGCGCCGCTGCCGCCCGCCCAGTCCCTCCAGGCCGCGATCCTCGTGCTGTCGATCGTGCCCATCGTGATCGTCTACCCCTTCCTCCAGCGCCACATGAACAAGGGCGTGATGGTCGGAGCGGTGAAGGGATAA